ATGACTGAGTTTTCCACTCTTCCATATATCTCCGCTCCCTCGTTTATCAAAGAATTTCTTACGTGAGAACTGGTTCCGACATATGCGGGCAGATACTCCTCAGTCTGAGTATAGAATCTCCAGGAGGGATCGTGAAGATTCAGTGGCGGTATCGGTCGAGTAAGCTCGATGTTGGCTTCCCAGAGTGATTCGATGGTTCCTACATCTCTCCAGTAACCCTCGAAAACGAAAGCGAACAATCTCCCAGCATTGTCTTCGACGATTTTCGGCAGAATATTCTTTCCGAAGTCGTTGTCGCTTTCTTGGTCTTGCTCGTCCTGGATAAGTCTTTCCCGAAGGAATTTCCAGTCGAAGATGTAGATTCCCAGGGAAGCAAGATCTGACTTGGGCTGTTTCGGTTTCTCCTGGAAGTCGACTATCTTGTTTTCGAAATCCGTTATCATCATTCCGAACCTGTGGGCCTCGGACAGCGGAACACGCATGCAAGCAACCGTTCCCGTCGCTCCCTTTGAGAGGTGATAGTCTATCATCTCGTTGTAGTCCATGGAGTAGATATGATCACCGGAAAGAATAACCACGAGTTCTGGGTCGAAATCATCTACGAAATCGATGTTCTGAAAGACGGCATTCGCAGTTCCTTTGTACCAGTTTGAGTCTCCCTGAGCTATAAAGGGAGGTAGGATTACAACCCCACCGTCCTTTCTGTCAAGATCCCACGGACGACCTATTCCAATGTGTCTGGCGAGAATGTGGGGCCTGTATTGAGTAAGTACGCCGACTGCGTAGATTCCCGAGTTGACGCAGTTACTCAATGCAAAGTCAATAATCCTGTATTTGCCACCGAAGGGGACTGCGGGCTTCGCCACCTCATCAGTAAGCAACCCAAGTCTGGTCCCTTGCCCTCCAGCTAGTATCAATGCAACAACTTTCTTGGCCATACAATCACCCCGTCTTAAATTA
The nucleotide sequence above comes from Mesotoga sp. BH458_6_3_2_1. Encoded proteins:
- a CDS encoding glucose-1-phosphate adenylyltransferase, translating into MAKKVVALILAGGQGTRLGLLTDEVAKPAVPFGGKYRIIDFALSNCVNSGIYAVGVLTQYRPHILARHIGIGRPWDLDRKDGGVVILPPFIAQGDSNWYKGTANAVFQNIDFVDDFDPELVVILSGDHIYSMDYNEMIDYHLSKGATGTVACMRVPLSEAHRFGMMITDFENKIVDFQEKPKQPKSDLASLGIYIFDWKFLRERLIQDEQDQESDNDFGKNILPKIVEDNAGRLFAFVFEGYWRDVGTIESLWEANIELTRPIPPLNLHDPSWRFYTQTEEYLPAYVGTSSHVRNSLINEGAEIYGRVENSVIFQGVQIGEGSTVKDSVIMTNSKIGNDVVIEKGIVGEGTIVKDGVVIGHGDEVPHESQPHIYDSGIVVVGSDVVVPQNTKIGKNCAILNHVREEDFTGDVAGGKTISPKG